A section of the Adhaeribacter arboris genome encodes:
- a CDS encoding T9SS type A sorting domain-containing protein: protein MVQKFRFLIFTWLLLPFILYGEGSKQLTPNKSAAALTSTLNDKAGYLAHDANLPSATGVAITSLSFLKPTGFSRNGATYSKDHRLYIRVKAGERLFYGVHRAIHDQTNANQANLTITLRRTNAATSVDDATFSQANTLTANTTSTRDMLLVANQNGVIDNATEAENGPNRSINGKTVTNGYTPLSIYNNTAVDYDYYVEFTQVGESTWTDDARRFSVYDLWDFTVIDANGDEKPGRMRSKLWSFSAGGAENVFSKDFNMYPLIPSEDQPDRYFVKKVELAGLSPQNFFRFVTNRFGSTTAGGTAVTERRKSQTSQTDYPELFNFVNNPDPTIWQSATAPTFSVILSFSCNTTTNGGKSVFALNTSESGTFLVLINLNGVEGYQAGTADVLLESTGAKGTRTLEWNGLNGLGQVVAKNTSLNFFFRNNSAPLHFPLWDAEANADGFRVQDVRPLVGSNYNGLLFWDDSNLPTVAFPTPQTELYGIVSTAGVHRWGSATTTAGDLKTVNTWTYGHTESSSRTAVFTYDCSADIAVTNSVEPAPYIIGKPVTYTLTVTNNGPVAASNVQVTDKLDLTKLAFISSSDVSYNSGTGVWNIGSLAMGASRTLTITAKPLVLGAISATATQTHTEADNVATNDKAVATINVQSAADIEVKNTSDKTNYNNGDVVTYAITAKNLGPNAATGVIVTDKLPTGLTLEGTAPAGYNATTGAWAVGTLALNETKTLTLKAKVSSLGAITTTAELGSRTGYELDDNSNNNTSATTITIAPAADVVVTNVVSNAIPNQNGSITYTIQATNNGPNDATNVIVSGALPSGLSFTGYTASVGTVGLGTGTGTWNIGTIPAGNTQTLTLTATPTTTGTINLTLSQSHSEYDFNSLNNAATSTITVKPTAEVAVTNVVTSPIKTTYANGDQITYTVTVKNNGPSPTTNLVVTDKLPGSLSFNNAVPTTGTYTSGTGAWNIGTLASGNSATLTLTATVNQSAVITTTASQTHTEFDDVTGNNSASNTITSGTGVVTADIQVSVLKSAGPYYTGQEITLTVRVKNAGQDAATDLKVNVPVPAGFTLKQADPQIGSYDGSTWTVGNLSASGEAELSLIVTPNVDNTTTGNKDYTFAAAKISANEADTNTTNNSASTSLTVQKLADVAVTVDVTGDVNGIFYKGLTEATFTMRLTNKGPDKATNLVGRDTRTGTIDFTYVEPGKGYNSQTGEWLVSELAAGETITLVVKGKPNTTGRLNLGGTKLSQNQTDLVPENDRAVALVNVVPVAELQVTNTAARTTLPNGETTILTVTVKNNSTDAATGVLILDKLPAGLSLVGADPSVGTYDEASGIWNLGTDLLPGTTQTLVLTVKPTSPASYTTTASIASVGQYDSNPNNNSQAATIQSVATADIAVSSSIVEGPYAVGGQYLVTITATNLGPNVATGVVIAAGVAPGLKLVPGSGTPAPGTTIDPAAGLWTIGNLGVNESKNLTLLAQPAAIGVLNSLGYKYAANEFDPNGGNTKDGNNSTVIHITVPDREATYQVLNTNKHLFAYQTGEHLAEVTDPDGPIQNAKIVSGSLPAGVRLDNDGELEIDNRFSLVPGTYNLTIETTDALGGISTSTVIYTILGDWDQDGIADEDDLDDNNDGISDLGNFDVDPRGDADGDGKPNYVDIDFNHPMYGGFRDRNFDGINDAFDLDEDGLITGYDLDEDGDGIPNAIEANEGIVPPDNIYDAAKAIFIGSVGANGMPDAIETNPDSDVSALLNPDIDNDGVSDFIDIDADNDGILDNFESQATNAYVNGLGSDSDFDGLSDGYDGTTGGKIIIPIDIESDGLPDYRDTDSDDDFSGDYVEAFDDNAEGESFDDLFERARVFEEEYNKGWYINSDVDESGFPNWLQWAPDYPAFLTKGSNYYHDTDLDGLVDLFDVDNGGHSVSLQTASNGEYAFRQEGLIILLPVALIKFEGKMQEKGVVLTWFTASEKNNAYFLVERSTDAINFKSIGQVAGAGTTNQQRDYNFLDAQSLSGTTYYRLKQIDFNGKYEYSEIIVVESNAVRIPVEVKVYPNPTPDIVKLDFIGVGNDKAIVQVYTINGRLVATHQLEIGTIPSIDLSGFRTGIYLLKIKGSRFETIKRVVKQ, encoded by the coding sequence ATGGTTCAAAAATTCCGCTTCCTAATTTTTACTTGGTTGTTGTTACCTTTTATCTTGTACGGGGAAGGATCCAAGCAATTAACTCCGAATAAATCAGCAGCAGCCTTAACCAGCACCTTAAATGATAAAGCCGGTTATTTAGCACATGATGCGAACTTACCAAGTGCGACCGGCGTAGCTATTACTTCCCTCAGTTTCCTTAAGCCCACCGGTTTTAGCCGGAATGGAGCAACTTACTCGAAAGATCACCGGCTGTACATTCGTGTGAAAGCAGGAGAGAGGCTGTTCTATGGGGTGCACCGAGCTATTCATGATCAAACCAATGCTAATCAAGCCAATCTAACGATCACTCTACGCCGAACCAATGCCGCCACCAGTGTCGACGATGCTACCTTTTCACAAGCTAACACCCTCACTGCTAATACTACCTCCACAAGAGATATGTTATTAGTAGCCAATCAGAACGGCGTGATTGATAATGCCACCGAAGCAGAAAATGGACCTAATAGAAGTATAAATGGAAAAACGGTAACAAATGGCTATACGCCCCTGAGTATTTACAATAATACGGCAGTAGACTATGACTATTATGTAGAATTCACGCAAGTAGGCGAAAGCACCTGGACAGATGATGCACGGCGGTTTTCCGTTTATGACTTGTGGGATTTTACGGTGATTGATGCGAACGGCGATGAAAAGCCTGGCCGGATGCGGAGTAAGCTGTGGTCATTTTCTGCAGGTGGAGCAGAGAATGTTTTCTCTAAAGATTTTAACATGTATCCACTCATTCCCAGTGAGGATCAGCCAGACCGGTACTTTGTGAAGAAAGTGGAACTAGCTGGTCTCTCCCCCCAGAACTTCTTTCGCTTTGTCACGAACCGATTTGGCTCCACTACGGCTGGCGGAACAGCCGTTACCGAAAGAAGAAAAAGTCAGACCAGTCAAACCGACTATCCGGAATTATTTAATTTCGTGAACAATCCTGATCCTACGATTTGGCAAAGTGCCACGGCACCTACTTTTTCAGTTATCCTTTCTTTTAGCTGCAATACCACTACCAATGGGGGTAAATCCGTATTTGCGCTGAACACCAGCGAAAGTGGCACCTTTCTCGTTTTGATTAACCTGAACGGGGTGGAAGGTTATCAGGCTGGTACGGCTGACGTATTACTGGAATCTACCGGTGCCAAAGGTACCCGCACCCTGGAGTGGAATGGTTTAAATGGTTTAGGCCAAGTGGTAGCTAAAAATACCTCCCTTAACTTTTTCTTCCGCAATAATAGTGCTCCCCTTCATTTTCCCTTGTGGGATGCGGAGGCCAATGCGGATGGTTTCCGGGTACAGGATGTTCGGCCACTTGTGGGTTCTAATTACAATGGTTTATTATTTTGGGACGACTCTAATCTTCCTACTGTGGCTTTCCCAACTCCTCAAACGGAACTTTATGGCATCGTTTCTACGGCTGGGGTGCACCGTTGGGGGTCTGCCACGACCACTGCGGGAGATTTAAAGACTGTCAATACCTGGACCTATGGACACACCGAATCCTCCAGTAGAACGGCGGTTTTTACTTATGATTGTAGTGCTGATATAGCCGTGACTAATAGCGTGGAGCCAGCGCCTTACATTATCGGAAAACCGGTTACCTACACCCTTACGGTTACTAATAATGGACCGGTCGCCGCGAGCAACGTCCAAGTCACCGATAAACTAGACCTGACAAAATTAGCATTTATAAGCTCCTCCGATGTTAGCTATAACTCTGGCACGGGCGTTTGGAACATAGGCTCTTTAGCCATGGGTGCTTCCAGAACCTTAACCATTACGGCCAAACCCTTGGTGCTGGGTGCTATTTCCGCCACCGCTACCCAAACGCACACCGAAGCGGATAATGTTGCTACCAACGACAAAGCCGTAGCTACTATCAACGTGCAGTCCGCGGCAGACATAGAAGTAAAGAACACCAGTGATAAAACCAATTATAATAATGGTGACGTAGTGACTTACGCGATAACGGCCAAGAACTTAGGACCCAATGCGGCAACCGGAGTTATTGTTACGGATAAACTACCCACCGGACTAACTCTGGAAGGAACGGCTCCTGCGGGTTATAACGCTACCACTGGTGCCTGGGCGGTTGGCACCTTAGCCCTGAATGAAACAAAAACCCTGACCTTGAAAGCCAAAGTATCATCTTTAGGCGCCATCACTACTACGGCCGAGTTGGGTAGCCGTACCGGTTATGAATTGGATGATAATTCCAACAACAATACTTCAGCTACTACCATCACGATCGCGCCGGCCGCGGATGTGGTTGTAACGAATGTAGTCTCTAATGCTATTCCCAATCAGAATGGGAGTATTACTTATACTATCCAGGCCACTAACAATGGACCAAACGATGCGACGAATGTCATCGTAAGTGGCGCTTTGCCTTCCGGCTTGAGTTTTACCGGTTATACAGCTTCGGTTGGAACAGTAGGTCTGGGAACTGGCACAGGAACCTGGAATATTGGCACTATCCCTGCTGGCAACACTCAGACTCTGACTCTCACGGCAACACCCACCACCACCGGAACTATTAATTTAACTCTTTCTCAATCGCATTCCGAATACGACTTCAATAGCCTAAATAATGCAGCCACTAGTACCATTACCGTAAAACCAACCGCAGAAGTAGCTGTCACCAATGTGGTTACCTCTCCGATAAAAACCACTTATGCTAATGGAGATCAAATTACCTACACGGTGACAGTAAAGAACAATGGACCTAGCCCAACTACTAACTTGGTGGTGACCGATAAATTGCCTGGTAGCTTAAGCTTTAACAACGCTGTTCCGACAACTGGCACCTATACCTCCGGCACCGGGGCGTGGAATATTGGCACCTTAGCCAGTGGCAATTCCGCGACACTTACTTTAACAGCAACGGTCAATCAGAGCGCTGTTATCACAACTACTGCCTCCCAAACGCACACCGAATTTGATGATGTGACTGGAAATAATAGTGCCTCTAACACCATTACTTCCGGAACCGGAGTAGTTACAGCGGACATCCAGGTGTCGGTTTTAAAGTCAGCGGGACCTTATTATACCGGTCAGGAAATCACCCTGACTGTCCGGGTAAAAAACGCGGGCCAAGATGCGGCAACCGACCTGAAGGTGAATGTGCCCGTACCCGCTGGTTTTACTTTAAAGCAGGCAGATCCTCAAATAGGTTCCTATGACGGTTCCACCTGGACAGTAGGGAACCTTTCTGCTAGCGGCGAAGCGGAACTCTCTCTAATAGTTACTCCCAACGTGGATAATACCACTACTGGTAATAAAGACTATACCTTTGCTGCTGCTAAAATCTCGGCTAATGAGGCAGATACTAATACTACTAACAATTCAGCTTCTACTTCTCTAACGGTTCAGAAATTGGCGGATGTGGCGGTAACGGTGGATGTAACCGGTGATGTGAATGGAATTTTCTATAAAGGATTAACCGAAGCTACCTTTACCATGCGGTTAACCAATAAAGGACCTGATAAGGCAACTAATCTGGTGGGTAGAGATACCCGTACCGGCACCATAGATTTTACCTACGTGGAGCCTGGGAAAGGTTATAATTCTCAAACCGGGGAATGGCTGGTGAGCGAATTAGCCGCTGGGGAGACTATTACCCTAGTGGTCAAAGGTAAACCTAATACTACCGGCCGTTTAAATCTAGGCGGCACCAAACTCTCCCAGAATCAAACGGATTTAGTTCCGGAGAATGATCGCGCAGTAGCTCTGGTAAATGTGGTACCAGTAGCTGAACTGCAGGTGACCAATACCGCTGCTCGGACAACGCTCCCCAATGGGGAAACAACCATCCTTACCGTAACCGTGAAGAACAATAGTACTGACGCGGCCACAGGTGTGCTAATCTTGGATAAACTACCCGCTGGTCTTAGTTTAGTGGGAGCTGATCCTTCGGTAGGAACCTACGACGAAGCGAGCGGTATTTGGAACCTTGGAACCGACTTATTGCCTGGTACTACTCAGACCTTGGTGCTTACGGTAAAACCAACTTCTCCTGCTTCGTACACCACGACCGCTTCCATTGCATCAGTGGGTCAGTACGACAGTAATCCCAATAACAATAGCCAGGCAGCGACGATCCAAAGCGTGGCCACGGCCGATATTGCTGTAAGCAGTTCCATTGTGGAAGGACCCTATGCCGTAGGTGGTCAGTACCTGGTGACCATTACTGCCACGAATTTGGGTCCAAATGTAGCTACTGGAGTAGTAATAGCAGCCGGAGTAGCCCCCGGCTTAAAATTAGTGCCTGGTAGTGGCACACCAGCCCCTGGCACCACTATTGATCCGGCGGCCGGCCTTTGGACCATTGGTAATCTGGGCGTGAACGAATCTAAGAATTTGACCTTGTTGGCGCAGCCCGCTGCCATTGGTGTACTAAATAGCTTGGGGTATAAGTATGCTGCTAATGAGTTTGATCCCAATGGAGGCAATACCAAAGATGGTAACAACAGTACAGTAATTCATATTACCGTACCTGATCGGGAAGCTACTTATCAAGTATTAAACACCAATAAGCACCTGTTTGCTTATCAAACAGGAGAACATTTGGCGGAAGTGACCGACCCCGATGGACCCATTCAAAATGCCAAAATTGTTAGTGGTTCTTTACCGGCTGGGGTTCGTTTAGACAACGACGGAGAACTGGAAATAGATAACCGATTCTCTTTGGTTCCGGGTACTTACAACCTAACTATTGAAACCACTGATGCTTTGGGCGGTATTTCCACAAGTACTGTTATTTATACCATCTTAGGCGATTGGGATCAGGACGGAATTGCTGATGAAGATGACTTAGATGACAACAACGATGGAATATCGGACTTAGGTAATTTTGATGTTGATCCTAGGGGTGACGCAGACGGAGATGGCAAACCTAACTATGTAGATATTGACTTTAACCATCCTATGTACGGTGGTTTCCGGGATAGGAATTTTGATGGCATCAATGATGCCTTCGATTTGGATGAAGATGGCTTAATCACTGGGTATGACCTGGATGAAGATGGGGATGGTATCCCCAATGCAATTGAGGCAAATGAGGGAATCGTGCCGCCGGATAATATCTATGATGCGGCGAAAGCTATTTTCATCGGCAGCGTTGGGGCGAACGGAATGCCTGATGCCATTGAAACTAACCCTGATAGCGATGTTTCTGCATTGCTTAATCCTGACATCGATAATGATGGGGTAAGTGACTTTATAGATATTGACGCTGATAACGACGGGATTTTAGATAATTTTGAATCTCAAGCGACCAACGCGTATGTGAACGGTTTAGGATCGGATAGCGATTTTGACGGTCTTAGCGATGGGTATGATGGCACTACGGGTGGGAAAATCATTATTCCCATCGACATTGAAAGTGATGGTCTGCCTGATTACCGGGATACCGATAGTGATGATGATTTCTCCGGAGATTATGTGGAAGCTTTTGATGACAATGCGGAAGGAGAGTCTTTTGATGATTTATTTGAACGCGCCCGGGTTTTTGAGGAAGAATATAACAAAGGATGGTATATAAATTCGGACGTGGATGAATCCGGATTTCCTAATTGGTTACAGTGGGCTCCGGATTACCCTGCTTTCCTAACCAAGGGTAGTAACTACTACCATGACACGGATCTGGATGGCCTGGTAGATTTATTTGACGTGGATAACGGCGGGCACAGTGTTTCCTTGCAAACGGCCTCCAACGGGGAATATGCTTTCCGTCAGGAAGGATTAATTATTTTACTTCCAGTTGCTTTGATAAAATTTGAAGGTAAAATGCAGGAAAAAGGGGTTGTATTAACCTGGTTCACGGCTTCGGAGAAAAACAATGCCTACTTTTTAGTGGAGAGAAGCACAGATGCCATCAACTTTAAGTCTATTGGCCAAGTGGCCGGAGCAGGTACGACGAATCAACAAAGGGATTATAATTTCCTGGATGCCCAAAGTTTGTCCGGCACTACTTACTATCGATTAAAGCAAATAGACTTTAATGGAAAGTACGAATATAGCGAAATTATTGTGGTCGAATCAAATGCGGTTCGGATACCAGTAGAAGTAAAAGTTTATCCTAATCCTACCCCGGATATTGTTAAGCTAGACTTTATCGGCGTTGGTAACGACAAAGCTATTGTGCAAGTCTATACTATAAACGGCAGATTAGTGGCTACTCACCAGTTAGAAATAGGTACCATTCCCAGTATTGATTTGTCCGGATTTCGGACGGGAATTTACTTGCTGAAAATCAAAGGTTCTAGGTTCGAAACAATCAAACGGGTAGTAAAACAATAA
- a CDS encoding response regulator, with the protein MKRVITSVDQHNQILAASNGQEALTVLNQACLVNNCPELILLDINMPVMNGFEFLRELQNLSLDAAVFKIAILTSSNNPLDYLMAHKYPIIGYLEKPLTEEKFRSVMVE; encoded by the coding sequence ATGAAGAGGGTAATCACCAGCGTGGATCAACATAACCAAATCTTAGCCGCCAGCAACGGGCAGGAAGCATTGACCGTGTTAAATCAAGCTTGTTTAGTTAACAACTGTCCCGAGCTCATCCTCCTGGATATCAACATGCCCGTCATGAATGGGTTTGAATTCTTACGGGAATTGCAGAACCTATCTCTAGATGCTGCTGTCTTCAAAATTGCTATTCTTACCTCCTCCAACAATCCGCTTGATTATCTAATGGCCCACAAGTACCCCATCATCGGGTATTTAGAAAAGCCTCTTACCGAAGAAAAGTTTAGAAGCGTAATGGTAGAATAA
- a CDS encoding alpha/beta hydrolase gives MHLNPNTQPHKNPVYSFINRSRLLYFLTILGLVVTLSSCQDDDSDTGIDPSKPKPEWGPTIKPEMQAVIEALDSLSKSVPLNTLTPQQARLAPTATDAVMAVMKNNNIAMPPSIVDTMGYTVPVSGGSIHVRSYKPKNASGALPGIVYYHGGGWVIATINTYDASARALAEQTNAVVVSVEYRKGPEFKYPTAHQDSYAAYQWVLANAATLGINPQKVAVAGESAGGSLASAVCIMARDNGVQMPLHQLLVYPIADNNTNTTSYNQYANAKPLSKALMQWFFTQYFNTPADGDSPYISLVDVANVTGLPPATVINAEIDPLQSEGQAYAAKLKGAGIAVTSKVYEGVTHEFFGMATVVPQAKEAQKLATDELKKALQ, from the coding sequence ATGCACCTTAACCCCAACACCCAACCCCACAAGAACCCTGTTTATTCCTTCATCAATAGATCGCGACTCCTTTATTTTTTAACCATTTTGGGCTTGGTAGTAACTCTTTCGTCTTGCCAGGACGATGATTCGGATACCGGCATTGACCCGAGTAAACCCAAACCCGAGTGGGGACCCACCATTAAACCCGAGATGCAGGCGGTGATCGAAGCCCTGGATAGTTTATCCAAAAGCGTGCCCCTGAATACCCTTACCCCGCAGCAAGCCCGCTTGGCTCCGACGGCTACCGATGCGGTAATGGCCGTGATGAAGAACAACAACATTGCTATGCCGCCTTCCATAGTGGATACCATGGGTTACACCGTACCGGTATCGGGCGGCAGCATTCACGTCCGTAGCTATAAGCCTAAGAATGCTTCTGGCGCTTTGCCCGGGATTGTGTATTACCACGGGGGTGGCTGGGTGATTGCCACTATTAATACTTACGATGCTTCCGCCCGGGCCTTGGCCGAACAAACCAACGCAGTAGTAGTATCAGTAGAGTACCGCAAAGGACCCGAGTTCAAGTATCCAACGGCTCATCAAGATTCCTACGCCGCTTACCAGTGGGTGCTAGCTAACGCGGCCACTTTGGGCATCAACCCGCAGAAAGTAGCGGTAGCGGGCGAGAGTGCCGGCGGGAGCTTAGCTTCGGCCGTTTGCATCATGGCCCGGGATAATGGCGTTCAAATGCCCCTGCACCAATTACTGGTTTACCCAATTGCCGATAACAATACCAATACAACTTCTTATAATCAGTACGCCAATGCCAAGCCTTTGAGTAAAGCTTTGATGCAGTGGTTCTTTACCCAGTACTTCAACACGCCGGCCGATGGGGACAGTCCTTATATCTCCCTGGTAGATGTGGCTAACGTCACGGGTTTACCACCCGCTACGGTGATTAACGCCGAGATTGATCCGTTGCAGAGTGAAGGCCAGGCTTATGCCGCCAAGTTAAAAGGTGCCGGCATTGCGGTAACTTCCAAAGTGTACGAAGGCGTTACACATGAATTCTTCGGCATGGCCACGGTAGTACCGCAGGCCAAGGAGGCCCAGAAATTAGCCACGGACGAGCTCAAGAAAGCGTTGCAATAG